DNA from Desulfarculus baarsii DSM 2075:
CACGGACACCTCGGAGCCACAAACGCGCTCCAGCGGTCGGAAGGCTATTTTGCGGGGGAGGGGTGGGGCGCGGGGCGGGCGAGGGGGCGGTTTTGTCGCCGCAAAAGAGCCCCCTCCCCGCCCCGCAATGGCTTTTGCTTTTTCTTTTTCTTATCCTTAATTCTTACTCTTCATTCTTATTCTTAGTTCTTGATCTTGATCTCGATCTCGATGGCTTCCCACCCCTACCCCTACCCCTACCCCTCAACGCCTCGACCAAACCCCAAAACACCCATCGCCCGTGGCTAAAACCGCAACTCATCCGGGTCGGTGACCGGCCTGGCGCAGACGTGATCCTGACAGACATAGGCCGTGGCGCGGCCACCGACGGTGGTCATCCCGGCGGTGAAGGGGGCCAACGCGGCCAGGCGCGCGGCCTCCGGCCCTTCCGGCGGTCGCCAGAGCAGGGCACGCGCGGGGATGAATTTTTGTTGGGCCTTGGCGATCATGGCCTGGGCGGCGGGGTCGTTTTTTGCGCCGCAAATGACGATTTCCTTGGTCGGGCCTTGGGCGAAATCCAGGGCCATGAGGAGCATGGTGTGAGCCATGGGCAGGCGCATGGTTTGGGCGGCCATGGTTTGCATGAGCTGCTGGGCCATGTCTTCGAGCTGGCGCCGGCCGGTCAGGCGGGCCAGGCGCAGCAGGTTGAGGGTCATGGTGGAGTTGCCGGCCGGGGTTGCGCCGTCATAGTCGTCCTTGTCGCGCATGATCAACTTTTCGCCGTCGGCCGGGCTGAAGAAATAGCCGCCGTCGGCTTCATCCCAAAACAGCTCGCAGCATTTGTCCGTGAGCTCCAGGGCCGCTTCCAGGTGATCGAGTTCGAAGGTAGCCTCGAAAAGTTCGATCAGGCCCCAGATCATGAAGGCGTAGTCTTCCAGAAAGCCGGGGCCGCTGGCCTGGCCGTCGCGCTGACTGCGCGCCAATCGCCCGCCCGTGGCGCGCGCGGTTTGCAGGATAAACGTGGCGGCGCGGGCGGCGGCGGCGGTGAGGGCCTCGTCGGCCAGGGCCTGGCCGGCCTTGGCCAGGGCTGCGATCATCAGGCCGTTCCAGGCGGTGATGATCTTGTCGTCCTTGAGGGGCGGGATGCGTTGCTGGCGGGCGGCCAGCAGGGCCAGGCGAGCCCGTTCCAGGGCCTGCGCGGCCTGGTCGGCGTCCAGGCCGTGTTGGGTGGCGAAGTCGGCCAGGCTTTGGCGGCGATGGGGAATGCTCGTGCCGTGTTCGAAGTTGCCATCGGCGGTTATGCCGTGAAAATCGTTGAACAGTCTTCCATCGGCCTGGCCGGCGGCGGCCAGGACTTCCTGTGGGGTCCAGACGTAATATTTGCCCTCAACGCCCTCGCTGTCGGCGTCCTCGGCCGCGTAAAAGCCACCTTCCGGCCCGGTCATGCGCGTCAGGACGTAGGTGAAGACCTGGCGGGCGGTGGCGGCGAAATCCTCGCGGCCCGTGAGCTGATGGGCCTCCAGGTAGGCCATGGCCAAGAGGGCCTGATCGTAGAGCATTTTTTCGAAGTGGGGCGTCAGCCAGGGGCGATCCACCGAGTAGCGGTGGAAGCCGAAGCCGACTTGGTCGAACAGGCCGCCGTCGGCCATGGCCGTCAGGGTTTTTTCGACCATGGCCAGGGCGTCGGAGCCGGGGTTGCGGGCCTGCCAGCGCAGCAAGAAGAGCAGATTGTGCGGCGTGGGGAACTTGGGCGCTTGGCCGAAGCCGCCGAACTGGTCGTCGAAGCTTTGGCGGAGTTGGCTGTAGGCCATGCCCAGGGCGCGGGGGTCAAGGTCGGTTTTTGGCCCGGCCTGTGGTTGGATGGCCCTGGCCACTTCCTGGCCGGCCTGGATCATGCGCGCCCGTTCGGGGCCGTTCCAGCGGCGGGCGACTTCGGCCAGAATCTCCAGCAGGCCGGGTCGGCCCAAGCGGGCGGTTTTGGGGAAATACGTGCCGGCAATGAACGGTAAGCCATCGGGGGTGAGCAGGGCGGTCAGCGGCCAGCCGCCCGCGCCGCTGAGGGCCTGGCAGGCGGTCATGTAGATGGCGTCCAGGTCTGGGCGTTCCTCGCGGTCGACCTTGACGGCCACGTAATGTTGGTTGAGCAGATCGGCCACGGCCTGATCCTCGAAGGACTCGTGGGCCATGACGTGGCACCAGTGGCAGGTGGCGTAGCCGATGCTCAGGAAGATGGGTTTTTGCTGGTCGCGGGCCTTGGCCAGGGCGGCGGGGCCCCAGGGCAGCCAGTCGACGGGGTTGTCGGCGTGTTGGCGCAGATAGGGGCTTTGTTCGGCGGCCAGGGCGTTGGGCATGGCGTTGCTCTCCGTCTGGGGTGGGCGGCGCTTGTCCCGCGCCTTTCTTTTTAAGATAAACGCATGGCCCCACGGGGCAACGGCAAAAGGGCGCGGCGGGCTGTTTGGCGTTGACCATGACGGCGGTGTGCTTCATGCTGAAACAAACCTCGCCGTTGGTGAGCGGCGGTTTCGTTTGTAGGCAAACCAGGAGCATGGTCATGAAACGATTGGTCTTCTTGGTTGTCATGGTCGGCCTGTGCCTGACGCCCGGCCTCTTGGCCGGCGCGGCCGGCGACATGCCTGGCCCTGACGCCCAGGCGCTGTGGGTCTACATCACCCAGACCGACCCATACAAAAACTGGCGCGCCTGGCCCGATTATCAAGGCGTTCAGCCGGCCCGGGGGCCGCACAAGCCGCTCAATCGGGTCTTTGTCAACGGCCGCGGCCTTTCCAGCCAAAAGCCGCCGGCCAACTTCGGCACGATCGAGGTCAAAGAGACGCTGACCCAAGAGATGCAGCTGCGCAACATCACCGTGCAATACAAAATCGAAGGCTACAATCCCGACGGCGGCGACTGGTTTTGGGCCATGTACGACCCCGACGGCGCGGTGAAAATGGCCGGCAAGCTCGACGGCTGCATCGGTTGCCACGCCACGGCCAAGGGCAACGATTATATATTGGCGCACAAATTTTAGTGGCCGGGCCTGGGGGCCGGCCCGGGGAGTCCGGGGGCATGTGGCATCTTTACGCCCACCCGTTGGCCCAGATGGCGGCAACGGCCCTGGGTTTTGGGGCGCTTTGGCTGGGCCTGGCCCGGACGCGAAGCCTGCATTTTGGCGTGATCACGCCGTTCAAGCGGCGCTGGCACGCGCTGCTGGGCCAGATGACGCTTTACACGTGGCTGGCCGGCGGCGTTTTTGGCGCGCTGGCGGCTTGGGATTATTGGGGCGCTTGGCTGCACAGCGGGGCCCACGCCATGGGGGGGCTGATCATGGCCCCGGTGGCCTTGTTCGGGTTGATCAGCGGGTTGGTCATGACGCGGCGGCCGCGGCGGCGCACGGCCTTGCCCCTGGCCCATGGGTTGGCGTGCCTGACGGCGTTGGCCCTGGCCGTGGTTCAGTTTTTCAGCGGCCGCGAACTGATGGCTCAACTCGTGCCCGGCCTGTGAGGGCGCGGCCGGTTTTTTTGGCGCGGGGCGTGATTTTTGGCTGGAGTGGTCCGCCGGCGCGGCCGATAAGAACATTGCAGGCGGCGCGCGGGGAACTTGGGAACCGGCGGGCGATCTGCTAAAATTAAGCGCGTGAGCATCACAGGGAGAACCCGTTGATGACCAAGATAGACCAGATCGGCGGCGGCGTTCAAGCCGGCGAAAGCAAGCCCGGCCAGCGCGGGGTCGGAGCGGGGCAGGGCGCTTCGTTCGATGATTTCCTCACGCGGGCCATCGATGATGGCCAGGCCAGCCAGGCCGCCGGCGAATCGACCGGCCTGGGCGGGGTGAGCCAGGTCGCCGCGCCGGCCGAAGTGTTGGCCGCGACGGGCCAGGCCCATGTGACCGCCGTGGCCCAGGCC
Protein-coding regions in this window:
- a CDS encoding thioredoxin domain-containing protein; this translates as MPNALAAEQSPYLRQHADNPVDWLPWGPAALAKARDQQKPIFLSIGYATCHWCHVMAHESFEDQAVADLLNQHYVAVKVDREERPDLDAIYMTACQALSGAGGWPLTALLTPDGLPFIAGTYFPKTARLGRPGLLEILAEVARRWNGPERARMIQAGQEVARAIQPQAGPKTDLDPRALGMAYSQLRQSFDDQFGGFGQAPKFPTPHNLLFLLRWQARNPGSDALAMVEKTLTAMADGGLFDQVGFGFHRYSVDRPWLTPHFEKMLYDQALLAMAYLEAHQLTGREDFAATARQVFTYVLTRMTGPEGGFYAAEDADSEGVEGKYYVWTPQEVLAAAGQADGRLFNDFHGITADGNFEHGTSIPHRRQSLADFATQHGLDADQAAQALERARLALLAARQQRIPPLKDDKIITAWNGLMIAALAKAGQALADEALTAAAARAATFILQTARATGGRLARSQRDGQASGPGFLEDYAFMIWGLIELFEATFELDHLEAALELTDKCCELFWDEADGGYFFSPADGEKLIMRDKDDYDGATPAGNSTMTLNLLRLARLTGRRQLEDMAQQLMQTMAAQTMRLPMAHTMLLMALDFAQGPTKEIVICGAKNDPAAQAMIAKAQQKFIPARALLWRPPEGPEAARLAALAPFTAGMTTVGGRATAYVCQDHVCARPVTDPDELRF
- a CDS encoding cytochrome P460 family protein, translating into MKRLVFLVVMVGLCLTPGLLAGAAGDMPGPDAQALWVYITQTDPYKNWRAWPDYQGVQPARGPHKPLNRVFVNGRGLSSQKPPANFGTIEVKETLTQEMQLRNITVQYKIEGYNPDGGDWFWAMYDPDGAVKMAGKLDGCIGCHATAKGNDYILAHKF